The genomic interval ATGCCAACCGTTTATGATATACTCATAAATTGTATCTTGAATTAATTTACCATCTTCTCTATTGTATATAAATAGTAGCTTAACGTGGTTTTCGGTGTTCGATTTATATGGCTTGTGTTCGTACATACCCAAAAATGGGTTGATGTGAGTGCCATTTAAAAATTGCAGTTCGTTACTCTGTTTTCTTGTGTAATGTACTTTTTCTTCAAACAAATTAAAAAAGCCGTCTCGGTGAAGTTTGAATAGCTTTTTAAAATCGGGTTTGTTAATGTATGTTTTATAAAATGCCTGTATGTTTTTATGGTAAGGCAAATAAGCATTGTGGGGTTTGTTTTCTCTACGTTCTATTTGTTCGTTTTCCAATAAGTATGCACCTAATTTTCTACCAATAACCGGAAACAAAGTTTCTCGGTGTTGGCGAACATCATCAGGCATTGCATCGTGTTTGTACACAACTCCATTGCAGTTAATGAGTTTGAATAAGTGTGTATCAATGTCGCCTAAATCTTCAATGCTTTGGTGCATAATTCGGGTTGTACCATTGTATGCAATGAGCAATTCGTAACCTGTGGAAATAGTTTTGTAAGTAACCTTTAATGTGAACTTATTGTAGGTTTTATAGGTTGGGTGTGTAACGCTTTCATCTACTATCCAAACCTCTACATCATCAATATAATTTGAGTGTAAAACAACTCCCTCAATACCTTTGAAGTAATTGAAAATTTGATAGCGGAAATACTTTTGTGAAAAATCAATTGCTTTGAAAACATCAATTTCGGTTTCTATATCTGCTCCTTCGGTGGTAACAAAATCGGAATAATAAGACTTTAATTTTGCCTCTCTACCTTCAGGAAATTCATCCAATATTTTATCCCACTTAATGGATGCACCATTAGGAATTTTACTGCCAAAAAGGCAAATTTTAGTTTGCTTACTACTGGTGTAAATGGAATGATATTTAATTGAATTTGCTGCATTGATTACTTTTTCTTTTTATCAGATTTGGTGGGTTTAGTTATTTTTTTTATTTCGTTTTCAAAATCGCTTACAAAGTTTTGGTCTTGTATTACCCTAAATTTTGCATACTCTTTTTCTACCAATTTCATTGCTACTTCGTGGCTTACTTTCCCTGCATCCTTCAGTATTTGATATTCGTTGAATTGTAAGAAAGCATCTAATCTTGTTACCCAGTCTGCCATCTTCATTGGTATTTGTCTTTCAGCTTGCAGTTCTGCAAAATCCAAATACATTGTAACGATACGTTCCAACTCTTTGATTTCTTTTTCCTGCATATAGTTTTTTGCTGTGCCTATATCACCTTTTAATACTTTGCCAGTAGGTGCATTTTTCCAAGTGGTTAAACCCATATTGGGTTTACTGGCATCGGCTCTCTGTGCTATTAGTTCGGCTGCTGTTTTGCCTGTAATAGCCCAATGCAATTTGTTTTGAACCGTTTTAAAGAACTTCTGTGTTATTTCTGCCTCTTTATTGTAGTCAATGCTGCATTGCTCGTATATGTCGGTAATTTTGAGGTAAAAGCGTCTTTCACTGGCTCTTATTTCCCTGATACGTTCTAAGAGTTCATCAAAGTAATCTTTGCCAAAGCGTTTGCCTTGTTTGAGGCGTTCATCGTCTAACACAAAGCCTTTGATAATGAACTCTCTAAGGGTTTTGGTAGCCCAAATACGGAACTGGGTGGCATTGATTGAATTTACCCGGTAGCCTACGGCTATAATGGCATCTAAGCTGTAATAGGAAGTTTTATAGTTTTTGCCATCGGTGGCAGTTGTTTCCAAAATGGAAATAACTGAATTTTCCTCTAACTCGTTGGTTTCAAAAATATTGGTTAAGTGCTTGCTAATAGCTGGCACTTTTACCCCAAATAATTCTGCCATTGCCTTTTGCGTAAGCCAAAAGGTTTCGTTGTTAAAAACTACTTCTATTTTCACATTACCCGTTGGGGTGGTGTAAAATATGATGTCGTTATTTTGATTTTTATCTGCCATAGTTTTTAAAACTTTACAATTGTTTCTAAAGGTTGATTGGTTGATTTAATGAAAACTTCCTTTAAATAATTTTTATCCTTTTTACCATCTGATGTGCTGTATATTTTCTCATAAAAATCTTTCAAAGAAATCTGTTTATCCTCCGTTGCTTTTAAATCACCATCCTTATACATTAAGTATGTGGATTTAACTCTTAACACACAAATTTCTTTGGATGGTTCTTTGTAAATTCTTAGGTTTTCTTTAAGTGTTATTTCAAACATATATGTTTCAGGTTTCTTACTATCTACTAATTCAAAAACCAATACTGTGCCTTCTGGTAGTATGTGTTTTAGTTTTATTTTATTGAAATAGATTTTAAATATTTTGATACAGTCGTTTATTTCACTCTTAAACATTGGTGTATCATAATCATCGTGGCTACCAGAGTTTAGTAGGAACTTCCTGAATTTATCTAACTGATTGAAGTATTTATGCTGCAAATCATTCATCACAGAAAAATTCAAACAATGTTCTATCATACCACTTAAATCAAAATCTGAATAGTCTTCTGAAATTGTTTGCTTTTTTGAAAGTATTTTTTTGCAAAATTCCTCTCCTGCTTTTCTTAAATTATTTGCTGCTTCAGGCAAATTATTGCTTTTATAAAAATCTTCGGCTTTTTCTAAATATGTCTTTGAAGGCTTAATATGTGGTTTTGAATTGCCCAGCTCATCTTTTGTTTCGTACATTTCAATGTACTTCCAATTATCCTGTTCCAAAATATCTATCTTATGTTTTGCCATTTGGTAAAACATTCTATCGTGGGTAAGAATGATAATTTGGTAGTTGTCTATAAAATCTGCTGACAACAATAGTTCCAAAACCTTTTCTCTGTTTCGCATATCAAGGCTGATAAGTAAATCATCCAAAATGATAAACTTTAAACAGTCTGCTTGACGCTTTTCGGTAAGAATGGCTAACCTGATGGAAATGGCTAATGCTGATAATTTAGCTTCGTTTAAGAACGAATGAGGCTTGTGTAAAGCATCTTTTTCATTTTCGTATTCAGGTATATTTATTCTTAAAACAAATGGAATGGGTCTGTAAGTAGTTTCACCTTTCTCGTAATATGCCTCTTTTTCTAATTCTAAATAAAAAGGAAATTCATAACCCAGTTGCTTAAAATGTATTGGTGCTTGAATGTTGATGTACTCAATTAGCTTTTTTAAGCTGTCGTTGAAAGTTCTTACCAGTGTTTCAAATTCTTTCCATTCATTACTATTCTTGTAGGCTCTTATTTTACGTGGATTGGCACTTCTTACACTATCAACAATTTCGTGGCCTTGCTCTATTTGTTGCCAAATTTCAAAAGCATTACTAAACTCTTTTAATACAGTATTTCTTGTAATTTGAACTTTAGAAAATTGTACATACTTAAAAATGTCTTCTACAAATACCCAAAACAAATCTATTGGGTCGGAATGCCTGAATGCTGAAATGCCAAGCAACATTTTGTAGTTAATAAAATCGGAAGCATAGTTGGCTGTTTTAGCTTCTACGTTTTTATTAATTGCCACATCTGTTTTAGAAATACGATACGTTTTCTCTGGTGTATCGGTTGTTTTAAGTTCAATAAAACTATTGTAATTGTCTGACCCGGCAGGATCTTCTTTGGTATGAATATTTATTAAATTGTCTTTTAGCTTTATAGTTTTGCAGAAGTATTTTTTTATGTCGTCATCGTTTTCTTTTAGTGATGCTTCAAACAAGGTGTAGAATGCCCAATAAATAGAAGATTTGCCACTGCCATTTTCACCATACAACAAAAGGTTGCTACTGTTCATAACAATAGGCTGCTCTTGCTGAAAGAACTTGAAATTATTTAGCTGTATGGATTTTATTCTATTCTTCATTGGTGGTTATTGCGTAGCTAAATTTATTTTTGAAATAATGTTAGGGCTTTTAATATCTACAATATTGATACGCTGTCTTACTTGATTATCGGGGGTTTGTAACCATAAATAAAACTTCTTTATTTCCTCTGCCTTTTCATTACCTGCTATTAAATTACCTATCTGTTTCGGGTTAATAAACTGTAAGACATCTATACCCACATCTCTCATATGCTTTTCAAAATACAATTCGTAAACCATCATATTGAGGACATCTTCTACGTGTGCAGCAATTCTTTCATTTGTTGTATGGGTAAATAACTGCTCTGAATTTTTATCATTTAAAAAAAGTAGATAATCAACAAGATTTACGAAGGGAGTTTGTTTAGCAGGTTCTAATAATTTAATAAGAAGTTTTTCAACGTTTTCTTTTTTTACTTCTGCTAAGGCTTCTCCTTTCTCTGGATTTAAAGTCTCATAATAAAAATCCATTAATCTTGAATTAATGATGGCTAAAACATATTTTAGGTTGTAATTTTTATCTTTGGGATTAACAATGTGCAAGTTGTTCATACAAACAAACTTCTTAGTGTCTAATGTTGCTATTAGCCTATCTGAAGTTTGACGGATTACTATTTTTTCAGGCAAATCAAAATTTGCACTATATCTGGGTTCTGCCAAAAAATCACCGTATTGTATCCACCTTTTACCATCCCACAGAGTAACATATTTATTTATGTCTTTTCCTCTTAGTAATTCTCTATATGTATCATCTAATTTTTCAACTGCATCAAAAATTCTCTCATCAACCACTTCTTTAGTCTGTTTAGGTTTCCCTTTACCAACTTGATATGGTTTCATTCCAATAACTACATTGCAAATACTTGAAAGTGGATTATCATTCTGCTTTATCACATCAATAATTGCTTGAGAGCTTTCATTGATAAATATGTTTATAGGTTCACCATTAAGATTTTTCCATTTATCTTGATTTATTGTTGTTATACTCGGCTTTTCAATGTCAATGTATTCAAGAATTTGAACTAAGTTGTTATTAGAAATTTGTTTCTTAAAAATTACGACTTGCGTATCAACAACTGCATTTTCAAAAACACTTTTATGGTAATGAACAATGTTTAAAATTGTGTTATGGTCAACTATGTATTTTCTGAATTTTTCAAGTTTCAAATTTATCAACCAAGTATTTGGAATAATAAAGGCATTTACCGCATTAGGCTTCATCATTTGAAAACTCTTTTCGATAAATAATAAATAAGTATCTAACTGGTAATCTTGATGCTTGTATATGCTGTAATAAAGTTTTTTATCGTCTGCTGATAATTTTGCACCATAAGGCGGATTGCCAATAACAATATCAAAGCCATCATTTACACCAAACATCCACCAAGCATCAAACCAAGTGCAACTCGTATCTTCAAAAGGGCTAAATTCTAATAGGCGTTGGTACACTGCTGCATCATCTTTACTGACCCATTCTTTGGCGGTAGTCAATAGCTTTTTTTGTAGGCTTGTAAACTTTGTTTCCAAAGCTGTCTTTTCTTCCATACTGGCATTAAAATAATCGTGGCGTACCTGGGCTAAACCATCAGCTATTTCTTTTGTGCCACCCATATCCAAGTTTTTTATTTTGCCTAATGGTATCAACGTATTGGCACAAACAATTTTAAAACTTAAGTTGGGCAATGGTTGTGGTTCGGTTTCTTCTACTACTAAACTCAACCAAAAACGCAACCTTGCAATGTCCACCGCACCTGCATCAATATCTACCCCGTAAATACTTTCTTCAATGATGTGTTTTTTTATTTGAGCATCGGTAGTGCCTTTTTTAAATCCTTTGAGTTCTTGTAAATAAATTTGAGCATTGAAGATTTCCTGCAACAAGCCCATAGGGAAAGCTCCTGAACCAATGGCAGGGTCGCAAATTTTTACCTGCTCCAGAGCATCTATTATTTTAAAAGCATTCTTTTCTGCAAAAACTATTTCTTCTTTTGAAAGTTCTTGCTGCTGAATGATTTTATTGATGGTTTCTTTGCCAGTTTGGTTATCTGCAATGTTTAACTCATCACTTGCTATTAAGTATTCTTTCAGGCTCTCCCTGCACATATAATGTACTATCTCTTTTGGCGTATAGAAAGCTCCTTTGTCTTTGTTATCCTCCAACAAGTTTTCAAAAATATGTCCCAACATTTCGGGGTCAACGGCTACTGTGTGTTCATCAGGTGCATCTTCGTATATGGTGAAGTTGAAATTATTAAAGGTGTT from Saprospiraceae bacterium carries:
- a CDS encoding virulence RhuM family protein; the encoded protein is MADKNQNNDIIFYTTPTGNVKIEVVFNNETFWLTQKAMAELFGVKVPAISKHLTNIFETNELEENSVISILETTATDGKNYKTSYYSLDAIIAVGYRVNSINATQFRIWATKTLREFIIKGFVLDDERLKQGKRFGKDYFDELLERIREIRASERRFYLKITDIYEQCSIDYNKEAEITQKFFKTVQNKLHWAITGKTAAELIAQRADASKPNMGLTTWKNAPTGKVLKGDIGTAKNYMQEKEIKELERIVTMYLDFAELQAERQIPMKMADWVTRLDAFLQFNEYQILKDAGKVSHEVAMKLVEKEYAKFRVIQDQNFVSDFENEIKKITKPTKSDKKKK
- a CDS encoding N-6 DNA methylase, with the protein product MTITEIRQLLESPYNQKEWKVFLQSHFTNGKLFGDAHSIELMDKTISKKCYSLGNYEVNEYTKIGIFEVQLNDNVKLTRNRVGLRNLIKSITQQVAGAMVVFVQGDKWRFSYISKRKVKNKETDTIEDKETAPKRYTYLFGKNEKALTAAIRFDKLIQKQQGNIFQFLTLNDFEEAFSVEKLSKDFFNEYKKSYEDFVEFITGKRYVKKGNKFVETVIHPANFQLRNLFGNDEKQARDFCKRMMGRIVFLYFIQKKGWLAVGQGKKWGEGNQDYLFDLFKNSKHKDDFYSQELVPLFFKTLNNTASEKETNTLRFPYLNGGLFDDSHDRKFNKLAMPTEIFENLFNTFNNFNFTIYEDAPDEHTVAVDPEMLGHIFENLLEDNKDKGAFYTPKEIVHYMCRESLKEYLIASDELNIADNQTGKETINKIIQQQELSKEEIVFAEKNAFKIIDALEQVKICDPAIGSGAFPMGLLQEIFNAQIYLQELKGFKKGTTDAQIKKHIIEESIYGVDIDAGAVDIARLRFWLSLVVEETEPQPLPNLSFKIVCANTLIPLGKIKNLDMGGTKEIADGLAQVRHDYFNASMEEKTALETKFTSLQKKLLTTAKEWVSKDDAAVYQRLLEFSPFEDTSCTWFDAWWMFGVNDGFDIVIGNPPYGAKLSADDKKLYYSIYKHQDYQLDTYLLFIEKSFQMMKPNAVNAFIIPNTWLINLKLEKFRKYIVDHNTILNIVHYHKSVFENAVVDTQVVIFKKQISNNNLVQILEYIDIEKPSITTINQDKWKNLNGEPINIFINESSQAIIDVIKQNDNPLSSICNVVIGMKPYQVGKGKPKQTKEVVDERIFDAVEKLDDTYRELLRGKDINKYVTLWDGKRWIQYGDFLAEPRYSANFDLPEKIVIRQTSDRLIATLDTKKFVCMNNLHIVNPKDKNYNLKYVLAIINSRLMDFYYETLNPEKGEALAEVKKENVEKLLIKLLEPAKQTPFVNLVDYLLFLNDKNSEQLFTHTTNERIAAHVEDVLNMMVYELYFEKHMRDVGIDVLQFINPKQIGNLIAGNEKAEEIKKFYLWLQTPDNQVRQRINIVDIKSPNIISKINLATQ